In the genome of Petrotoga sp. 9PWA.NaAc.5.4, one region contains:
- a CDS encoding aminopeptidase P family protein yields the protein MSNSKIRREKLFNILKGNYLIIFCSGKSPIKSADESYEFTPNRNFYYFSDLDIENAFLVMQKVDGQTNEKLFIERNDPVLARWIGEKASKEFCSQKSGLKVEDVLFLDEFINYLGNTLSRNDIEEVFLNLKRVDWESSSKEVEISKEISKMFPYIIIKDISKVIYGLRMLKDEDEIKNIKYAIEITKDAFLNLIKNSQSGMYEYELQAYFDFVLRKNGVKDYAFKPIIASGINSTILHYSDNSSKTEEGDLVLLDLGAQYNYYSADISRTFPISRKFNTRQKDVYNVVLTTMKEIERQARPGLTLFDLNEIAKKCLADGCKKLGLIESSNELSNYYFHSVSHFLGLDTHDVGDKNTELKPGMVITNEPGLYITKEKIGIRIEDDLLITEDGCENLSKDIPREIEDIEKLWSM from the coding sequence ATGTCTAACTCTAAAATCAGAAGAGAAAAACTTTTTAACATTTTGAAAGGTAACTATTTAATTATCTTTTGTTCTGGAAAAAGTCCTATAAAAAGTGCAGATGAAAGTTATGAATTTACTCCTAATAGGAATTTTTATTATTTTAGCGATTTAGATATAGAAAATGCTTTTTTAGTAATGCAAAAAGTGGATGGCCAGACTAACGAAAAACTCTTTATAGAAAGAAATGATCCAGTTTTAGCAAGATGGATAGGGGAAAAAGCGAGTAAAGAATTTTGTTCTCAAAAAAGTGGTTTAAAAGTAGAAGATGTACTTTTTCTTGATGAATTTATTAATTACCTTGGGAACACGTTATCAAGAAATGATATTGAAGAAGTATTTTTAAATCTAAAAAGAGTTGATTGGGAAAGCTCATCCAAAGAAGTAGAGATATCTAAGGAGATATCAAAGATGTTTCCATATATAATTATTAAAGATATTTCTAAAGTAATTTATGGATTACGAATGCTTAAAGATGAAGATGAAATAAAAAATATAAAATATGCGATTGAAATAACTAAGGATGCATTTTTAAATTTAATTAAAAATTCACAATCTGGAATGTATGAATATGAATTACAGGCTTACTTTGATTTTGTTTTAAGAAAGAATGGAGTAAAAGATTATGCTTTTAAACCAATAATAGCTTCTGGAATAAATTCAACCATTTTACACTATTCAGATAATAGTTCCAAAACAGAAGAAGGAGATTTGGTACTACTTGATTTAGGAGCACAATACAATTATTATAGTGCAGATATTTCTCGCACTTTTCCAATCAGTAGAAAATTTAATACACGCCAAAAAGATGTATACAATGTTGTGCTGACTACAATGAAAGAAATAGAACGTCAAGCAAGACCAGGTTTGACTCTTTTTGATTTAAATGAAATAGCAAAAAAGTGTTTAGCCGACGGATGTAAAAAGTTAGGTTTGATTGAATCTTCTAATGAATTATCTAATTACTATTTTCATTCTGTAAGTCATTTTTTGGGTTTGGATACTCACGATGTAGGGGATAAAAATACTGAATTAAAACCAGGAATGGTTATTACAAATGAGCCAGGTTTATATATAACTAAGGAAAAAATTGGTATTAGAATTGAAGATGATTTGTTAATAACAGAAGATGGGTGTGAGAACTTATCAAAAGATATACCGCGTGAGATAGAAGATATAGAAAAATTATGGAGTATGTAA
- the ruvC gene encoding crossover junction endodeoxyribonuclease RuvC encodes MVILGIDPGYGRIGFGVIQKVGNTFSMIDYGVIYTDKDANLPKRLLKIKKDMKSLIDRYKPDESAVEELYFFKNVATAIQVGEARGVILVSLEEENIPIFEYTPFQIKQAVTGYGRAEKGQIQRALKLILKLEKTPTPDDASDALAAAFCHANFRRNFKNARY; translated from the coding sequence ATGGTTATTTTAGGTATAGATCCTGGTTATGGTAGAATAGGGTTTGGAGTAATACAAAAAGTTGGTAACACTTTTAGTATGATAGATTATGGGGTTATATATACAGATAAAGATGCTAATTTACCCAAGAGATTATTAAAAATTAAAAAAGATATGAAAAGTTTGATAGATAGATATAAACCTGACGAATCTGCTGTGGAAGAGTTATATTTTTTTAAAAATGTTGCAACTGCAATTCAGGTAGGAGAAGCAAGAGGAGTTATTTTGGTTTCGTTGGAAGAAGAAAATATACCCATATTTGAGTACACACCTTTTCAAATAAAACAGGCAGTTACAGGTTATGGTAGGGCAGAAAAAGGTCAAATACAACGTGCTTTAAAATTGATCTTGAAATTAGAAAAGACTCCCACACCTGATGATGCATCAGATGCTTTAGCTGCAGCATTTTGCCATGCAAATTTTAGGAGGAATTTCAAAAATGCCAGATATTAA
- a CDS encoding PolC-type DNA polymerase III, protein MPDIKEFLLENIGFLPFNIDGNINIYDDLVEINLETLDSNKDINEEILKSFFERLLKKKTKISFSHNKNPEYLIENWQNLVIKHPLKDYLKFLRPEYTDDRKIIFRTYSTIVKNRLLKEKEQIENFIFKYTGENVFFEIVIDENIRPQVSNNFSDFQSYTQNYENNEEGLHSGGSNVVMGKEIKKVPMPLSMLPSIEGRGVVVTGKIFNKEYNEKGPVIALYITDKKSSSIIKAFYNVASLLNENISIGDNLTVEGNIFYDSFSNEFVIKPVSVEKLNENPFERKDTFPRKRVELHVHSKLSAMEGLLDIDDIVKQAKKWGYDSIAITDTGVVQSIPDFYDKATVNNIKPIFGMEAYVIDEFVNIINLLKEDKKINEPEYVVFDLETTGLEPALNEIIEIGAVKIKDMKIVSRFHSLIKPKKSISSFTTHITGITNEMLENEKTIEEVLPKFLSFIENTVLVAHNADFDYRFIREWVKKVYNEHFEQTYIDTLALSKSLLNLKGYSLDKVVEELQLGNFEHHRAHEDANVTALAFLKLLEMAKKKKVEKLSELERLKKFIDYKRIRPTHMTILVKNKVGLKNLYKLVSNSHVKYFYRVPRILKSELSQMREGLLIGSSAEEGEIIEAYLRGASHDEIIEIAKFYDYIELLPVDSLEVSKNISEDQIIKIYKSIYDISQELNMPLVMVSDAHYLDKEDIVYLNTLRFADKRKIINANKYLRTTDELIDEAKRIFGNEEVAENIVIKNTNEIAQQIEIIKPLSKKLNPPKIENAENEVREAAIKRAYEIYGNPLPAIVEKRLERELDSIIKHGYSVLYLIAERIVKKSIEDGYLVGSRGSVGSSFVATMLGITEVNPLPPHYICPNCKHTEFFEDGSYGCGYDLPSKKCPKCGSELNKDGQSIPFETFMGFEGDKIPDIDLNFSGDYQAKAHQFIEQMFGEDHVFRAGTISTIADRTALEFARKYCENSGILKNSEIIRIANSITGVKRTTGQHPGGLMIVPKDKEIYDYTPIQYPANDSKAEIQTTHFDYHVIHDDLVKLDALGHDDPTFIKMMKDLTGVDPMSIPMDDKKTLSLFSSTKELKIDLKDELGTTVGTLGIPEFGTTFVRRMLEDTRPKSFAELVRISGLSHGTDVWAGIAKNWIDNNVASLNEVIACRDDIMNYLLTKGAEPKQAFSIMEKVRKGKGIDKSDEELMRNLKVPEWFIVSCQKIKYLFPKAHAAAYVSMAFRIAWFKVYYPLTFYATYFTVKGDEFNLKVIFSGKEAIKKRIYELRTNDLDVRKKNEMTVLELALEMMMRGFKFKMVDLYKSDSKRFIIEEESLLVPFIKIPNLGEKAAERIVKTREEGFKSIEDFIAKTGCNKTNIESLKALEVLKDLPETNQISLFGR, encoded by the coding sequence ATGCCAGATATTAAAGAGTTTTTATTGGAAAATATAGGATTTTTGCCATTTAATATCGATGGAAACATAAATATATACGATGATTTAGTGGAGATAAATTTAGAAACCCTTGATTCCAATAAAGATATAAATGAAGAAATTTTGAAAAGTTTTTTTGAGCGATTGTTGAAGAAAAAAACAAAGATATCATTTTCACATAATAAAAATCCTGAATATTTAATAGAAAACTGGCAAAACCTCGTAATAAAACATCCATTAAAGGATTATTTAAAATTTTTGCGTCCTGAATACACCGATGATCGCAAAATCATATTTAGGACATATTCTACGATTGTAAAGAATCGATTATTAAAAGAAAAAGAACAAATTGAAAATTTTATTTTTAAATATACAGGTGAAAATGTTTTTTTTGAAATTGTAATAGATGAAAACATTAGACCACAAGTTTCTAATAATTTTTCTGACTTTCAAAGTTATACACAAAATTACGAAAATAATGAAGAGGGTTTGCATTCTGGTGGTTCTAATGTTGTAATGGGAAAAGAAATTAAAAAGGTTCCTATGCCTTTGTCAATGCTTCCTTCAATTGAAGGAAGAGGAGTTGTAGTAACTGGTAAAATATTTAATAAAGAATACAATGAAAAAGGACCGGTTATTGCTTTATATATAACTGATAAAAAGAGTTCTTCAATAATAAAGGCTTTTTACAACGTGGCTTCTTTGTTGAATGAAAATATTTCGATTGGAGATAATCTAACAGTTGAGGGAAATATTTTTTACGATTCATTTAGTAACGAATTTGTTATTAAGCCAGTGAGTGTGGAAAAATTAAATGAAAATCCTTTTGAAAGAAAAGATACTTTTCCAAGAAAAAGGGTAGAACTGCATGTACATTCGAAATTAAGTGCTATGGAAGGGTTGCTTGATATAGATGATATAGTCAAACAGGCTAAAAAATGGGGATATGATTCAATAGCTATTACCGATACCGGCGTTGTTCAAAGTATACCTGATTTTTACGACAAAGCTACAGTTAATAATATAAAGCCTATTTTTGGAATGGAAGCTTATGTTATTGACGAATTTGTAAATATCATTAATTTACTTAAAGAAGATAAAAAGATCAACGAACCAGAATACGTAGTGTTTGATTTAGAGACAACCGGCTTAGAACCTGCTTTAAATGAGATTATTGAAATAGGTGCTGTAAAAATTAAAGATATGAAAATAGTTTCAAGGTTTCATAGTTTAATTAAACCTAAAAAGTCTATATCGAGTTTTACTACTCATATCACAGGAATAACAAATGAGATGTTAGAAAATGAAAAAACTATAGAAGAAGTGTTACCCAAATTTTTAAGTTTTATTGAGAACACTGTTTTGGTTGCCCATAATGCTGATTTTGATTACAGATTTATAAGAGAATGGGTTAAAAAGGTTTATAATGAGCATTTTGAGCAGACTTATATAGACACTTTGGCACTTTCGAAATCTCTGTTAAATTTAAAAGGATATTCGTTGGATAAAGTAGTTGAAGAATTACAACTTGGTAATTTTGAACATCATAGGGCTCATGAAGATGCCAATGTTACTGCCTTAGCATTCTTAAAACTTTTGGAGATGGCAAAAAAGAAGAAAGTTGAGAAACTATCGGAATTAGAAAGATTGAAAAAATTTATTGATTATAAGAGAATTAGGCCGACTCATATGACGATTTTAGTAAAAAATAAAGTAGGATTAAAAAATTTATATAAACTTGTTTCAAACTCTCATGTTAAATATTTTTACCGAGTTCCAAGAATACTTAAAAGTGAATTGTCTCAAATGAGAGAAGGTTTATTGATAGGAAGTTCAGCAGAAGAAGGAGAAATTATCGAAGCTTACCTAAGAGGTGCTTCACATGATGAAATAATCGAAATAGCTAAATTTTACGATTATATAGAACTTTTACCCGTAGATTCCCTTGAAGTTAGTAAAAATATTTCAGAAGATCAAATAATAAAAATTTATAAATCAATATATGATATAAGTCAAGAACTGAATATGCCTCTTGTAATGGTATCAGATGCACATTATCTTGATAAAGAAGATATTGTTTATCTTAATACTTTAAGATTTGCTGATAAAAGGAAGATAATTAATGCAAACAAATATTTAAGAACAACCGATGAATTAATAGATGAAGCAAAAAGAATATTTGGAAATGAAGAAGTGGCAGAAAATATAGTAATAAAAAACACAAATGAGATAGCTCAACAAATTGAAATTATCAAACCTTTGTCTAAGAAATTAAACCCTCCAAAAATAGAAAATGCAGAGAATGAAGTTAGAGAAGCAGCTATTAAACGTGCATATGAGATATATGGCAACCCTTTACCAGCAATTGTTGAAAAAAGGTTAGAAAGAGAATTAGATTCTATAATAAAACATGGTTATTCTGTTCTATATCTTATTGCGGAAAGGATTGTCAAAAAATCCATTGAAGATGGCTATTTGGTAGGATCCCGTGGTTCTGTTGGGTCTTCTTTTGTAGCTACTATGCTTGGTATAACTGAAGTTAATCCTTTGCCCCCTCATTATATATGCCCAAACTGCAAACATACTGAGTTTTTCGAGGATGGCTCATACGGTTGCGGATATGATTTGCCATCTAAGAAATGTCCAAAATGTGGAAGTGAATTAAATAAAGATGGTCAATCTATACCTTTTGAAACTTTTATGGGGTTTGAAGGAGATAAGATACCTGATATTGATTTGAACTTTTCAGGCGATTATCAAGCAAAAGCTCATCAATTTATTGAGCAAATGTTTGGAGAAGACCATGTATTTAGAGCAGGTACAATATCAACTATAGCAGATAGAACTGCTTTAGAGTTTGCAAGGAAATATTGTGAAAATTCAGGTATTTTAAAAAATTCAGAGATTATTAGAATAGCAAATTCCATCACAGGTGTTAAAAGAACTACTGGACAGCATCCTGGAGGATTGATGATAGTACCAAAGGATAAAGAAATATATGATTATACACCAATTCAATATCCTGCTAACGATTCTAAAGCGGAAATTCAAACTACTCATTTTGATTACCACGTTATTCATGATGATTTGGTCAAATTGGATGCGCTTGGACATGATGATCCTACATTTATAAAGATGATGAAAGATTTAACTGGTGTAGATCCCATGAGTATACCCATGGACGATAAGAAGACACTTAGTTTATTTTCATCAACTAAAGAACTTAAAATAGATCTAAAAGATGAATTGGGAACAACTGTTGGTACACTTGGTATTCCTGAATTTGGTACCACATTTGTTAGAAGAATGCTTGAAGATACAAGGCCAAAAAGTTTTGCTGAATTGGTTAGAATTTCTGGATTGTCTCATGGAACAGATGTTTGGGCAGGTATCGCAAAAAATTGGATAGATAACAATGTTGCTTCTTTGAACGAAGTTATAGCTTGTAGAGACGATATTATGAATTACCTTTTAACTAAAGGAGCTGAACCAAAACAAGCTTTCTCTATTATGGAAAAGGTTAGGAAAGGTAAAGGAATAGATAAAAGCGATGAAGAATTAATGAGGAATTTAAAAGTTCCAGAATGGTTTATTGTATCCTGCCAAAAAATCAAATATCTCTTCCCAAAAGCTCACGCAGCAGCTTATGTTAGTATGGCATTTAGAATAGCTTGGTTTAAAGTATACTACCCGTTAACATTTTATGCTACCTATTTTACTGTAAAAGGTGATGAATTCAATTTAAAAGTTATATTTTCTGGCAAAGAAGCTATCAAAAAAAGAATTTATGAATTACGCACTAACGATTTGGATGTTCGAAAGAAAAATGAAATGACCGTTTTAGAGTTGGCATTAGAGATGATGATGAGAGGTTTCAAGTTTAAAATGGTTGATTTGTATAAATCTGATTCCAAAAGATTTATTATTGAAGAAGAGTCTCTTCTTGTACCATTTATCAAAATACCTAATTTAGGAGAAAAGGCTGCAGAAAGGATTGTAAAAACAAGAGAAGAAGGATTCAAATCTATAGAAGATTTTATAGCCAAAACAGGATGTAATAAAACCAATATCGAATCTTTGAAAGCACTTGAAGTACTTAAAGATTTACCAGAAACAAATCAAATCTCTTTATTTGGGAGATAA
- the fliS gene encoding flagellar export chaperone FliS, whose amino-acid sequence MYSTQNSNTYFENSIKTASPAKLIELLYKNAIERIDKSIKLIDEKKFTEANKQILRIEDIVLELNVSLNIEKGGEIANNLRALYNYIYRRLIEANTKKDIEILKEVKTYLEDLLNTWKEVMKKEINTVKQLNASTLNPKFDIQY is encoded by the coding sequence ATGTACAGTACTCAAAATTCAAATACATATTTCGAAAATAGCATTAAAACTGCAAGCCCAGCAAAATTAATCGAATTATTGTATAAAAATGCAATTGAAAGAATTGATAAATCCATAAAATTAATTGATGAGAAGAAATTTACTGAAGCAAACAAACAGATTTTAAGAATCGAAGATATTGTTTTAGAATTAAATGTTTCTCTGAACATAGAAAAAGGAGGAGAAATTGCAAATAATTTGAGAGCTTTATATAATTACATATATAGAAGGTTAATTGAAGCAAATACAAAAAAAGATATAGAAATTTTAAAAGAAGTTAAAACATATTTAGAAGACCTTTTAAATACGTGGAAAGAAGTAATGAAAAAAGAGATAAACACTGTAAAACAATTAAATGCTTCGACTTTGAATCCAAAGTTTGACATTCAATACTGA